Proteins from a single region of Chanodichthys erythropterus isolate Z2021 chromosome 13, ASM2448905v1, whole genome shotgun sequence:
- the uprt gene encoding uracil phosphoribosyltransferase homolog isoform X1: protein MEADLIEKMPCHNQQLNNSESPEHAAKHVRFARSSAAAETRQDDTEPCENQTMNDIHGQIGPQLKLLPLNDQIRELQTIIRDKTTSRGDFVFCADRLIRLVVEEGLNQLPYSECTVTTPTGHKYEGVKFEKGNCGVSIMRSGEAMEQGLRDCCRSIRIGKILIQSDEETQKAKVYYAKFPPDISRRKVLLMYPILSTGNTVIEAVRVLNEHGLQAKHIILLSLFSTPHGARSIVEEFPDITILTTEVHAVAPTHFGQRYFGTD from the exons ATGGAAGCGGATCTTATCGAAAAGATGCCGTGCCATAATCAGCAGCTGAATAACAGTGAAAGCCCCGAACACGCCGCGAAGCACGTCCGCTTCGCCCGCAGCAGCGCTGCCGCCGAGACCCGTCAAGATGACACGGAACCGTGTGAAAACCAAACCATGAACGACATCCATGGACAAATAGGACCTCAGTTGAAACTCTTGCCATTAAATGACCAAATACGAGAACTTCAGACTATCATTCGGGACAA AACTACCAGTAGAGGTGATTTTGTGTTCTGTGCTGATAGATTG ATACGATTAGTGGTGGAAGAGGGTCTCAATCAGCTTCCATATAGTGAATGCACTGTAACCACACCAACAG GGCATAAATATGAGGGTGTGAAGTTTGAAAAGGGAAACTGTGGAGTTAGTATCATGAGGAGTG GTGAGGCCATGGAGCAAGGCCTGAGAGACTGCTGCAGGTCAATCCGTATTGGGAAGATTCTGATCCAGAGTGATGAGGAGACACAAAAGGCCAAAGTTTACTATGCAAAGTTTCCTCCTGACATCAGCAGAAGGAAGGTTCTGCTCATGTACCCTATTCTCA GTACAGGCAACACCGTGATAGAAGCGGTGCGGGTGCTGAATGAACACGGCCTGCAGGCCAAACATATCATACTACTCAGTCTATTCTCCACTCCACACG GTGCACGGTCCATTGTTGAGGAGTTTCCTGACATCACTATACTAACAACTGAAGTTCACGCTGTCGCTCCGACACATTTTGGCCAGAGGTATTTCGGCACAGACTGA
- the uprt gene encoding uracil phosphoribosyltransferase homolog isoform X2 has product MIRLVVEEGLNQLPYSECTVTTPTGHKYEGVKFEKGNCGVSIMRSGEAMEQGLRDCCRSIRIGKILIQSDEETQKAKVYYAKFPPDISRRKVLLMYPILSTGNTVIEAVRVLNEHGLQAKHIILLSLFSTPHGARSIVEEFPDITILTTEVHAVAPTHFGQRYFGTD; this is encoded by the exons ATG ATACGATTAGTGGTGGAAGAGGGTCTCAATCAGCTTCCATATAGTGAATGCACTGTAACCACACCAACAG GGCATAAATATGAGGGTGTGAAGTTTGAAAAGGGAAACTGTGGAGTTAGTATCATGAGGAGTG GTGAGGCCATGGAGCAAGGCCTGAGAGACTGCTGCAGGTCAATCCGTATTGGGAAGATTCTGATCCAGAGTGATGAGGAGACACAAAAGGCCAAAGTTTACTATGCAAAGTTTCCTCCTGACATCAGCAGAAGGAAGGTTCTGCTCATGTACCCTATTCTCA GTACAGGCAACACCGTGATAGAAGCGGTGCGGGTGCTGAATGAACACGGCCTGCAGGCCAAACATATCATACTACTCAGTCTATTCTCCACTCCACACG GTGCACGGTCCATTGTTGAGGAGTTTCCTGACATCACTATACTAACAACTGAAGTTCACGCTGTCGCTCCGACACATTTTGGCCAGAGGTATTTCGGCACAGACTGA
- the zdhhc15a gene encoding palmitoyltransferase ZDHHC15A, whose product MLLPACLRRCARLLYWIPVTIIIVVVMWSYYAYVVHFCWILLTCATQRVVFLCLFHVCFGMFSWSFWKAVSTPPSSPSEEFQLSSSDSLLYEQEHGGMEKSQILLEISQKLPVHTRTATGAIRFCHHCQLIKPDRCHHCSVCQMCVLKMDHHCPWLNNCIGFSNYKFFMLFLFYSLLYCLLIIATVTPTFIQLWLGKLFDSCVKLHVLFLTLVSAMFAVTLCFLLLFHIWLLASNKTTLEWLSVPFFADGPGSDAFDVGVCANFLQVFGKKKRLWPFPVFSSQGDGHSFPLRWQMSTRSPSVMNGNGHCVMEGTVVSPEGVFVTIAVDD is encoded by the exons ATGCTTCTGCCAGCGTGTCTCCGCCGCTGCGCGCGGCTTCTGTACTGGATCCCTGTTACGATCATTATCGTGGTTGTGATGTGGTCATACTACGCCTATGTCGTGCACTTCTGTTGGA TCCTGCTTACCTGTGCAACACAGAGAG TGGTGTTCCTTTGCCTGTTCCACGTGTGTTTTGGGATGTTCTCATGGTCATTTTGGAAAGCAGTGTCTACTCCACCATCCTCTCCTTCTGAGGAG TTTCAGCTCTCCTCTTCAGACTCGCTGCTCTATGAGCAGGAACATGGTGGTATGGAGAAGAGTCAGATTCTTTTGGAAATCTCCCAGAAGCTTCCAGTTCATACACGTACAGCAACCGGAG CTATCaggttctgtcatcactgccaATTGATAAAACCAGATCGCTGCCATCACTGTTCCGTCTGCCAAAT gtGTGTACTGAAGATGGATCATCATTGCCCCTG GCTGAATAACTGTATTGGATTCTCCAACTATAAGTTCTTCATGCTCTTCCTCTTCTACTCACTCCTGTACTGCCTCCTCATCATTGCAACGGTTACACCGACCTTCATCCAACTGTGGCTG gGAAAACTGTTTGATAGTTGTGTTAAACTGCATGTCTTGTTCCTGACACTGGTGTCGGCCATGTTTGCTGTTACCCTCTGTTTTTTGCTCCTCTTCCACATCTGGCTGCTCGCCAGCAACAAAACAACTCTTG agTGGCTGTCAGTCCCCTTTTTTGCGGATGGACCCGGAAGTGACGCATTTGATGTGGGTGTCTGCGCAAACTTCTTACAGGTGTTTGGAAAGAAAAAGAGACTCTGGCCATTTCCAGTATTTAGCAG TCAAGGGGATGGACATTCATTCCCCTTGAGATGGCAGATGTCGACTCGCAGTCCTTCAGTGATGAATGGAAATGGGCATTGTGTCATGGAAGGAACTGTGG TCTCACCTGAGGGGGTCTTTGTTACCATAGCAGTGGATGACTAG
- the LOC137035072 gene encoding transcriptional regulator ATRX-like: MSAEVLRPRPVAGGGSKLGELIGKLHEYLAAATEDKNEPTLPGHWNGTTAKEYLEQQAHAQTAEEPSGPSEVGMLSSARSRRKPIVVTKHSGMNESDASSESGAEDVMSVHSSDHDTNFLPKGTVFVLPEPVSNEARDDFRGPEFRSRRVYKQHRDGGDRRRGGYEMERVNCTACGQQVNHFQRDSVYRHPMLKVLICKSCFKYYMSDDISKDSEGMDEQCRWCAEGGSLIGCDYCSNAFCKKCVLRNLGRKELSTILEEERKWYCYVCSPEPLVELVLACDSVLESLEQAQKRVSRTEPNSVRGKANKGGRGASYLMGAGGGPVPSAGLYQRMQRFVDVTTSLSHSFKAVVQREREEDGNQEEKRERIGQLRMFRAVLDDLQAANSALQEALDHELTGSKRGSRVSLDNKTKGRRRPKKAMSSQSPGLTKELVVKLTPVPVSPQPNNSTFPSIHPSPDRQKIKIGMTDGSLEESGAKVEMEKGMEMEIEGMTERGGDIENYCGNNEEEEKEEEEEEEEEEEEDQTDPKSLSLSEENKRSPRVKTTPRRRRTNTNPSAEHAGLAEDDSDSDEVPEVLLQTAAAMANSEEEGLVGSSWDGDEVNQHVRKQRLFGLVKTTPPDRGSRKRNLKERSSSSSSSSSASSRRGSQDQGSTVRMTRGRAHKVARMTGQSGSSSSEVGGQELESGPSSDSDDQRIKPLTEGVTLLGSGNFQQSSGDEMDIQPGPSLPVEDDDLENRIARQILLAQIKANLSSDSELEASSDEQSKSAKGEEVEKKSKSESSETTDNDDNYGSESSGSKSGSRHRHRLLRHGLTLSEAEAKSQKQGGEKKKREREVQDLGCVIVSSDATSDSDLCEELSLSESEEIGSQSPTLNEKLQSPSCTPDKTTAADDDVSLTTEDCLRGTPRGRRQIRRLLEVGQLARETQSALKEEEERRRRLAEREKQRLDSERREREDADSEVILVSERQATPLVLEQDDVTHKPIVQVHTGFLNKLKPHQREGVLFMWDCCCESVQSVKSSPGSGCILAHCMGLGKTFQVIVFLHTVLLCKELPMKRALVVCPLNTVLNWKSEFDQWQRGLRPHRLRVAELATVKSVAVRVELLNDWFTNGGVMIMGYEVFRILTHTNSSKYSKHKESFRSILLDPGPDLVVCDEGHVLRNADSSISKAMRAIRTRRRVILTGTPLQNNLTEYHCMVNFIKENLLGSLKEFRNRFINPIQNGQCADSTPADVRLMKNRSHVLHQMMSGFIQRRDYLVLMSCLPPKREYVLSVRMTPLQCRLYTHYLQTYTGKGAGVNSLFQDLHVLSLIWTHPWCLKLAQLSRNKGKEQEPASVLTGLDASLVGDSVKSNGSERRDTNVTGLVGDGEGNTDPVHLLNKKPDVTNTATTEIPGFVGNGPSADWYLPFVTAADAKVLEHSGKLQLLMEILHWAEELQDKVLVFSQSLISLDLIESFLLYADETRGKECCPYKGEKSWVKNKDYYRLDGNTSACARKRWAQEFNNTKNIRGRLFLISTRAGSLGINLVAANRVVVFDACWNPSYDIQSIFRVYRFGQKKTVAVYRFLAQGTMEQNIYERQVAKQSLSSRVLDQQQIQRHFTHSQLNELYRFQPDLRPSKHTETPADEVLVRLLQSCEQLIVSYHEHNSLLDHREEEELSEEERRAAWDEYRAEKKAAVQISNEAAARIANRDLQLSHTQQAVALQNFGYTTKSTPPTSTQLCRLGAEANPK, translated from the exons GAGGATATGAAATGGAGAGGgtaaactgcacagcttgcggTCAGCAGGTGAATCATTTCCAACGTGACTCAGTCTACAGGCACCCTATGCTTAAAGTTCTCATCTGCAAG AGTTGTTTTAAGTATTATATGAGTGATGACATCAGCAAAGATTCAGAGGGGATGGATGAGCAATGCAG GTGGTGTGCAGAGGGAGGCagtctgattggctgtgattacTGCAGTAATGCCTTTTGTAAGAAATGTGTCCTGCGAAACCTGGGGAGGAAGGAGCTGTCCACCATCCTGGAGGAGGAGAGGAAGTGGTACTGTTATGTGTGCAGTCCTGAGCCACTGGTGGAGCTGGTGTTGGCCTGCGACTCTGTTCTAGAGAGCTTAGAGCAGGCTCAAAAACGAGTCTCCCGTACTGAGCCAAACTCGGTCCGGGGGAAAGCTAACAAGGGTGGTCGTGGTGCGTCATATCTGATGGGGGCAGGAGGTGGACCAGTGCCCTCTGCAGGCCTTTACCAGCGAATGCAGCGGTTTGTAGATGTTACAACATCTTTGAGTCATTCCTTCAAGGCAGTCGTTCAAAGGGAAAGAGAGGAGGATGGAAACCAAGAAGAGAAGCGAGAGAGAATTGGGCAGCTACGGATGTTCCGCGCTGTACTGGATGATCTGCAAGCAGCTAACAGCGCGTTACAG GAAGCCCTGGACCACGAGCTGACTGGGTCCAAACGTGGCAGTAGAGTTTCTTTAGATAATAAAACAAAAGGGAGGCGTAGACCAAAGAAGGCAATGTCATCACAGAGCCCTGGACTCACAAAAGAGCTGGTGGTCAAACTTACTCCCGTACCAGTCAGCCCACAGCCCAACAACAGCACCTTTCCTTCCATTCATCCATCACCTGACAGACAAAAGATAAAGATTGGAATGACAGATGGTTCACTGGAAGAAAGTGGAGCAAAGGTGGAGATGGAGAAGGGGATGGAGATGGAGATAGAGGGAATGACTGAGAGAGGAGGAGACATAGAGAATTATTGTGGTAATAATgaagaggaagagaaagaggaggaggaggaagaggaggaggaggaagaggaggaccAAACTGACCCAAAAAGTTTGTCTTTATCAGAGGAGAATAAACGTTCTCCACGTGTAAAAACCACACCGCGCCGTCGTCGGACGAACACAAACCCCTCTGCTGAGCATGCTGGTTTAGCTGAGGATGACTCTGATTCTGACGAGGTGCCTGAAGTGCTGCTCCAGACTGCTGCTGCCATGGCGAATAGTGAGGAAGAGGGCTTGGTAGGTAGCAGTTGGGATGGGGACGAAGTAAACCAACATGTCAGAAAGCAGCGGCTCTTTGGGCTGGTGAAAACCACACCTCCCGACAGAGGCTCTCGTAAGCGGAATCTCAAAGAGAGATCTTCATCGTCCTCGTCATCCTCTTCTGCGTCTTCAAGGAGGGGCTCCCAAGACCAGGGGTCTACAGTTAGAATGACCAGAGGAAGAGCCCACAAAGTTGCCAGGATGACGGGACAGAGTGGGAGTTCATCAAGTGAGGTGGGAGGACAGGAACTGGAGAGTGGCCCGAGCAGCGACTCCGACGATCAGAGGATCAAACCGCTGACAGAGGGCGTCACATTGCTGGGCTCTGGAAATTTCCAGCAGTCTTccg GTGATGAGATGGACATCCAGCCAGGTCCGTCTTTGCCTGTGGAGGACGATGATTTAGAAAATAG AATTGCGAGGCAGATTCTGCTGGCTCAGATCAAAGCTAACCTCTCATCTGATTCTGAGCTGGAGGCCAGCTCTGATGAGCAATCAAAGAGCGCGAAAGGAGAGGAGGTGGAGAAGAAGAGCAAGAGCGAGTCATCTGAGACAACAGACAATGACG ACAATTATGGCTCAGAATCCAGTGGGTCAAAGTCAGGGTCAAGGCATCGCCACCGATTGCTGCGACATGGTCTAACTTTATCAGAGGCCGAAGCAAAAAGTCAAAAGCAAGGGGGggagaagaagaaaagagaaagggaAGTCCAAGATTTAGGATGCGTTATTG TGAGCAGTGATGCAACAAGTGACTCTGACCTATGTGAGGAACTCAGCCTTTCAGAGTCTGAGGAAATAGG gtCCCAGTCACCCACTCTTAATGAGAAGCTTCAGAGTCCATCATGCACACCTGACAAGACCACCGCTgctgat GATGATGTCTCTCTAACTACCGAGGACTGTTTGAGGGGCACCCCTCGAGGGAGGAGGCAGATCAGACGGCTTCTAGAGGTCGGTCAGCTGGCCCGAGAGACACAGAGCGCTCTGAAAGAAGAGGAGGAGCGCAGAAGGAGATtagcagagagagaaaaacaaagaCTGGACAGTGAGAGGAGAGAACGGGAAGACGCAGACTCGGAG GTCATCTTAGTTTCTGAGAGACAGGCCACACCATTGGTTCTTGAGCAAGATGACGTAACGCATAAGCCTATAGTGCAAGTACACACAGGCTTTCTGAACAAACTTAAACCACATCAGCGAGAGG GTGTGCTGTTCATGTGGGACTGCTGTTGTGAGTCTGTTCAGAGTGTGAAGTCGTCTCCGGGCTCCGGCTGTATTCTGGCCCATTGCATGGGCCTGGGCAAGACCTTTCAG GTCATCGTGTTCCTTCACACAGTGCTGTTATGTAAGGAGTTGCCAATGAAAAGGGCTCTGGTGGTGTGCCCTCTCAACACCGTACTGAACTGGAAGAGTGAGTTTGACCAGTGGCAGAGGGGCTTAAGACCACACAGACTGAGG GTGGCAGAGCTGGCCACGGTGAAGTCTGTGGCTGTTCGCGTTGAGCTGTTGAATGACTGGTTTACCAATGGTGGCGTGATGATCATGGGTTATGAGGTTTTTCGTATTCTGACACACACGAATAGCTCAAAATACAGCAAACACAAAGAAAGCTTCCGCTCAATTCTCCTGGATCCAG gcCCTGATCTGGTGGTGTGTGACGAGGGTCATGTCCTTAGGAACGCAGACTCCAGCATCTCAAAAGCCATGCGAGCTATACGTACACGTAGGAGAGTCATTTTGACGGGAACACCACTTCAAAACAACCTCACTGAGT ATCACTGCATGGTAAACTTCATTAAAGAGAACCTGCTGGGTTCTCTAAAGGAGTTCCGAAACCGTTTTATTAATCCAATCCAGAACGGCCAGTGCGCAGACTCCACCCCTGCTGATGTCAGGCTGATGAAGAATAGATCGCACGTCCTCCATCAGATGATGTCAGGATTCATACAG AGGCGGGACTACTTAGTTTTGATGTCCTGTTTGCCGCCCAAGCGCGAGTATGTGCTGTCAGTCAGGATGACACCTCTGCAGTGTCGATTATACACACACTATCTGCAGACCTACACAG GGAAAGGAGCAGGTGTGAACAGTTTGTTTCAGGATCTTCACGTTCTGAGTTTGATTTGGACTCATCCCTGGTGTCTTAAACTTGCTCAGCTGAGCAGGAATAAG GGAAAAGAGCAAGAACCTGCTTCTGTCCTCACAGGGCTGGATGCAAGTTTGGTGGGAGATTCCGTAAAGTCAAATGGCTCTGAACG GAGAGACACAAATGTCACAGGTTTGGTGGGTGATGGAGAGGGAAATACAGATCCAGTCCACTTGCTCAATAAAAAACCAGATGTCACAAACACAGCCACAACAGAAATTCCTG GATTTGTGGGTAATGGGCCATCTGCAGACTGGTATCTGCCATTTGTAACAGCAGCTGATGCCAAAGTTCTGGAGCATTCTGGGAAATTACAGTTGCTAATGGAGATTTTACACTGGGCAGAGGAACTACAAGACAAAGT GTTGGTGTTCAGTCAATCTTTGATATCACTGGATCTTATTGAGAGTTTCCTCCTATATGCAGATGAGACCAGGGGGAAGGAATGTTGTCCATACAAAG GAGAGAAATCGTGggtaaaaaataaagattactATCGTTTGGACGGCAACACTAGTGCTTGTGCTCGCAAGAGATGGGCTCAAGAGTTTAACAACACTAAAAACATAAG AGGGAGGTTGTTTCTGATCTCCACTCGTGCGGGGTCTCTGGGAATCAATCTGGTCGCTGCAAACCGAGTCGTGGTGTTTGACGCTTGCTGGAATCCGTCATATGACATCCAGAGTATCTTCCGAGTCTATCGCTTTGGGCAGAAAAAAACTGTAGCTGTGTACCGTTTTCTGGCCCAG GGGACGATGGAACAGAACATTTATGAGCGGCAGGTTGCTAAGCAGTCTCTGTCCTCCCGTGTTCTGGACCAGCAGCAGATTCAGAGACACTTCACACACAGTCAGCTGAATGAGCTGTACCGCTTCCAGCCAGACCTACGGCCCAGTAAACACACAGAAACACCTGCG GATGAGGTGTTAGTCCGGCTGCTGCAGAGCTGTGAGCAGCTCATAGTAAGTTATCATGAGCACAACTCATTGTTAGACCACCGGGAGGAAGAGGAGCTGAGCGAGGAAGAGCGCAGAGCAGCCTGGGATGAATACCGTGCAGAAAAAAAG GCCGCTGTACAGATCTCCAATGAAGCCGCCGCCAGAATCGCCAACCGGGACCTACAG CTCAGTCATACTCAGCAGGCTGTGGCGCTTCAAAATTTCGGCTATACAACCAAGAGCACTCCTCCAACTTCAACTCAACTCTGCCGCCTTGGAGCTGAAGCAAACCCAAAGTGA